TGTGAGATTTGATTTTGCATTATTGCCGCCTGAGTCCCTTTCCTGATTGAATACGGGAAAACATGAACGCGCCCGAGTCTTGACTCTCGCATAATATTTAGAGTGTGATTAAATGCTTGTTCGCTCTCACCGGGGAAGCCTATTAATATATCGCTTGAAATATGCAAATTTTCGCCGAGTTTTTTCCGTGCATTACCGCAAATTTTTATGAAATCGCCAGAAGTATAACCCCTTCTCATGAGTGATAAAATTTCGTCGTCCCCGCTCTGTAACGGCAAATGCAAATGATGACAGAACGACTCGCAGTCAGCTAGTGAGTCAAGCAAATTATTATCGAGCGAAAAAGGTTCAAGAGATCCGAGTCTTATTCGTTCAAGTCCGGGAATCTTTGCTGCCTCGTTAATTAATTGTGCAAGTGAAAAATTTATGTCCCGTCCGTAAATCCCTAAGTGAATCCCAGTAAAAATTATTTCCTTCGTGCCATTGTCGATTAAGCGTCTTATCTCGTCAAGAATGCTGTCAATTGGGCGGCTTACAGGTCTTCCGCGCAAAAATGGAATTATACAATATGTGCAAAAATGGTCGCAGCCGTCTTGAATCTTCATAAATGCGCGTGAATGCATGACGGGTGAATTAATCGCGAGCTCCTCCCATTGTGAAGGCTCAAATATATTTTGCGTTCGTAAATCCTGAAAACTTGAGTCTTTCAACGCAATTTTTGACGCAATAATATCCGGTAAAATATTTTTACTCTTGGAACCCGCTAATAAATTTATTCCCAGTGAAAGAGCTTCGGACTTGCCGAGACTTTGACTCCAACACCCGCAGACAGCAAGAATCTTATCAGGTGCTAGAGTCTTTCTCACGCGCCTAACTAATTGACGGCACTTTTTATCAGCTTCACCAGTTACCGAGCAACTAACTATTACGGCAGCATTTATATTTTCGCTGAGATCTTCTGTAATGTCATATCCCATTGACTTAAGCGCGCCCGCAATAAATTCGCCCTCACAGAGACTCGAACGGCACCCGAAAACGTGAATATAAATTAACCCCATGCTTTGACCGCTCTGCATCCCCACCAGTCCCCGAATCTTAATTCTTTCTCGATCTGCATACCTGACGAATTAAGAACAGAAATAAAAGTGTAGCTCTCTACGTTTGTCATGCCTGAAAAAATTGCGAATCCCTTAGGCTTTAAGACTCGTTTTACATCGGGCAGCATTGCTAAATTCGGATTCAGCAAAATATTAGCCGTCAATAAATTCACTTGGCCGCGAAAATTTTTTAACAAGTCAGCAACTGAAAGCTCGCAAACTTTCGGGTTAATGCCGTTGAGATTCATATTTCGTTTAGCTTCGTCAATAGTATCCGGGTCAATGTCGCGCGCTATGGCCTTATCTGCTCCGAGCTTTAATGCAGCAATAAATAATATTCCTGTTCCTGTGCCTACATCGAGAATAACATCACCGCTTTTAACGACTTCTTCAAGCAGAGTCAGAGCTATTCTTGTGCTCTCGTGATAACCTGTTCCGAATGCGCTTGCAGGAAAAATATAAATCGGAGTCCTTCCCGGTTTAATTTCTTCTTTTGCGTGCCAAGGTGCCATAACGACGAGACTTTTTCCGACATTCAACGGCGGAAACGCGTCAAAGTGCTGACGTTCCCAAGGCTGATTACTTGTCTTGTAACATCGTGATAAATCAACGTCTTCAAATTCTGAGTCTTTCAACACATTTTCAGCGTTATATAAAACGTCGTCGATTCCTCTTGAGCCGTCATAATCTGCCCGCATGAATAAACGCCTCCCTCCTGTGTAATCATGTTCGTAAAAGAAAAATGAGCCTATCGAGTCCGTTAATGCTGCAATAGTGCTTAATTTTTCCTCGTTTATATCACTATTTTTGTGCGATACGGGGACGCTAAATTCTATTGTCCACCAGTAAATATTTTTCTCGTCTTGAGATTTCTTATAGCTTTCTAATTCGTCCATGTTAATTTACCATTTGAGTCCTAACTCTTTGAGCTGATTTTTTGCTATCTCGTTGCCGTGCCTGGCTGCTGATTTCCACCATTTTACGGCCTCGTCGTAGTCCTGCTTTACTCCATATCCGTATCTGTACATGAATCCTAAATTTTTTTCTGCGCTTGCGTGGCCTTTGTCTGCTGCTAATTTGTACCATTTGAAGGCTTCTATATAGTCTTGTTTGACTCCGTGTCCGTCATAGTACATGTTGCCTAAACTATTTTGTGCCGATAAATTATTTTGTTCTGCTGCTGCCTTGTACCATCTGACAGCCATAAAATAGTCCTGCTTGACCCCGTAGCCGTTATAGTACATGTGTCCGAGATTGCTTTGTGCTGCTGCGTGATTCTGTTCTGCTGCTGCCTTGTATAACTTGAATGCTTCAGAATAATTTTTCAGGACTCCGCGCCCGAAATAATACGCATTACCTAAATTATTTTGTGCGATTGCGTAATTTTGTTCTGCCGCTAATTTGTACCATTTGACGGCCTCGAAAAAATCTTGTCTGACTCCACGCCCGTTATAGTACATATTTCCAATAATATTTTGAGCTTGAGCGTGATTTTGTTCTGCCGCCAGCTTATACCATTTTAGAGCCTCTTTATAATCCTGCCTGACTCCATAGCCGCTGTAGTACATATTGCCTAAATTATATTGTGCTTGTGAGTGATTCTGTAAGGCTGCTAATTTGTACCACTCGACGGCCTCAAAATCGTCCTGCTTGACTCCGCGTCCGTAATAGTACATGTCGCCTAAATTATTTTGTGCGGGTGCATAATTTTGTGAAGCTGCTAATTTGTACCATTTGACAGCCTCAAAATAGTCTTGCTTGACTCCCGTGCCTTTGCAGTAAATATCGCCTAAAATATTTTGTGATACTGTGTCGCCGCTCTCTGCCTTAATTATTATATCTCTGGAAATTTCCCCCCATGCAGGAACAGCAGCTAATAAAGTAATTATTAACAGTGCAGAAAATTTTTTATACATTTTTGTAGCCCTCCTTCAAGTTTCATTTTGCTAAATACTGTTATGCTATCATATAAATTACTTGAGTGATAAATTATGAGACGTAAATTTTTTTTCGCTGCAACAGGCATTAAAGCAATTATTAACAGTGCCGATTTATAGTCCTCCTTCAAGATTTATTTTGCTAAATATTGTTATGCTATCATATAACTTGCTTGAAAGTCTAAATTTTTGCGGGAAGTGATAAATTATGAGAAATAAATTTTTTGCATTCACGTTATTATTATTAATTATTGCGTCAGGTTCGGAGGCTTCAACGAGAGCGAGATTTTTATTTATCGGTGATATTATGGCACACAAACAGCAGTTAGACGCAGCACGCTACAAGGGCAAAGATAAATCACTTCTAGGCACGTACGATTTTTCGCCGCAATTTCGCAGAGTCAGACCTTTATTAGCTGATTCGTTCTTGGTTGGGAATCTTGAGACAGTTTTTGCAGGTAAGACAAAAAAATTAAATTATTCCGGTTATCCCATGTTTAACACGCCTGATTCACTTGCTGACACGTTAAAAAATTATTTGGAGGCCGATTTATTGACTCTTGCGAATAATCACATTTTCGACAGAGGCGCGGCAGGAGCAAGACGCACAACAGAAATTCTTGACTCGGCTGACTTAAAGTGGACGGGGCTGGGACTTGATAATATCCCGTCAAATGATGCAGTAATTCTCGACAACAACGGAATCAAAGCAGCGTTCATAAATTATTCTTACGGGAGCAACTTATGGCCGAAATCTAATGACGTTCATTTAAATACTTTGAGTGAGGCAAATATTAAAGCAGGTCTACAGCGCGCAAAAAGTTTGAGTCCAGATGTAATAATTGCTTGCTATCACTGGGGCTATGAGTACCATTTTACACCGAGCATTTACCAGAAGAACGACGCAAATACGACTCTCAACAATGGCGCGACTCTTGTAATCGGGACTCATCCGCATGTTTTGCAGCCCGTCGAAGTAAGAATCTCCGAAAAATATCCGGTGAAGGCTGTTGCTTGGTCGCTTGGAAATTTTGTATCGTTTCAGAGGACTTTACCGCGCGAAAGGACTTATATTTTGTCTGCAGAATTTGAGAAGAATGACAACGGAGTCACGCGGCTTGTAAAATTATCTGCTGCACCTCTTTACGTTATAGCGCCGGGTCAAAATAAGACTGAAGTTACATATGCAGGCACACACGAAGATACGATTAATAAACTTGATTTCACGGGATTGTCGAAATCGCAGCTTGCAAATTTGCGCAAAATAGGCCGTGCTGTGCTTGATTTTCTCGGAGCTAGTGAAGAAATTGACGAGTACGGATTTTATACGCTATGGAAGGAAGAATCATTTGACGTTTTGCCGGTGAGTCGCCGTAAGAGTCCGAAATAATTTGTTTTCTCCCCCTCGGGGTTGGGAGGGGGTCGGGGGGAGGGGTGGGGGATAGCGGGACGGCAAAATAACGTAACCGATATAGTCAGCACACTTTAATAACAGTAAAAACTTTTTGTGTTGGGAGTGTCAGATTTTTTGTGTAAATAGAATTCGAAATTCAGTGATTGCAAGGCTTCAATTTTTCAATTACACAAAATTTATAACAAACCTATATTCAGGGTCCCATGAAAGAAATCAAATTATAGCCTTTTTCACTGCCGACTCTCAACATGTATTCCATTCTATAAATAAATCGGCGATAAAAATCTATAATCAAATCAACCGGAGTATCATCTTCCTTGGGAATATTAGCATTATACTCATCTATCTGTTCTTGCGTCATATTCTTTGAGTAAAGCAATTTATAAGTCTCAGTGCCTCGTTTTTTCCTTAATTTAGCAGTAAATTCATTTTCTCTGCCGGAAGACAAAGCCTCAATAGTATCCCTAATGTCTGCTAACATATTCATAATAGATTGGTGCGTGTAGAAATTGTGCGTCAAATACCATTCAAAGCCTTTAGTGTATATAATATTTCCGTCTTTATCTTTTGGATTCCAATATTTAACCCTTTTTTTATTAGCTTCAAGTTCATCATCGTAATATTTATAAAGAAATGGAGTAAGATATTGCGCAACATCATCTTCTTCTATTGATATTTCAGAGCTTTTCATTTTAGCAACACTGTCTAAGCCGTTACTATCAGCATAATCAATAACTCTAACCGGCATAATCCAGAAATATGAAGAACTATCATGACCGTCGACTATTCCAATTTCGCGCTTGAAAATATCCCTGCCGATAATATCAAAACTTAATTTCTGAATCTGATTGATGACATTTTCGTTATCTTCGTGAATTGAATCTGCATTGTCAAAAAGTTTTCTCAATTCATAATAAGATCTATGACGAATATCCGACTCATCTAAAAACTTTTGAGACGCATAATAAATTAAATCATTCGACATATAATCCGGATAATCTTCTTTGAGCAAATCTAACATTTTTATAATATATAACTCTGATGGATCACAACGCCTTGTAAAATCAGTTTCTTTCTGCGGGAGAATACCCCCTAATGCATTCATGATTTCTTCTTTGCTGACATCTTGATAATTATTAACTGTTATACAATCATAACCGGAATTCTTATACTTTTTCCAATTTTTATATTTGGGATCATAAATATAATAAATATATCTGCCCTTAGTTACAAAAATTAAATTTTCTTCAGTAAACTTTACGGCTTCAAAATTGTCAAATAATTTCATTCTCTTACTCCATCAAAAAGTTTTTATTCATGGAAAATTATAACATTAAAGTCTTTCGGAAACGTGCATTTATAATCATGGGCGGGGAGCTCGCACACATACAACAAATTTATTGTATCGTTCTCTCATGGAATATCGGGCAACAGCATTATAGCAAACACACTTGAATAACTGTAAAAACTTTTGCATGTCGGAGCTACCCCCTTAAATCAGGGTGGGTGGGCAGAACTAATTATATAAGCGCGATAAATTTTTGCATTGTATCTGGATATAACAAAATAAGTGCGTTGACTATATCAAAAGCGAAACCTTTTTTACACCGGTGCAGATGGCCACATATAAATATATTCAGAATAATTTACAGCGCAAACAGACTAAATTTTACAAGTATTCAAGTGTAACTGCTATATAATATAATACTCACATGAAAGGAGAAAAATTTTTTGTCAGAGTCTTTATTCACAATTCCAAATAATGAGCCTTTAGCCGCACGAATGAGACCGGACTCACTCGAAAATTTCGCAGGCCAAGAGCATTTAATCGCATCCGGAAAAATTCTACGACGCATAATCGACAGCGATAATATTCCGTCAATGATTTTCTGGGGGCCCCCTGGTGTCGGAAAAACTACCCTCGCAAGCATAATAGCTCACAAGACTAAGGCAATATTCATAAATTTTTCGGCAGTTACCAGCGGCATACGGGAAATTCGCGAGATCATGAAGCAGGCCGACTATAACAAAAAATTTGGTCAACGCACAATTTTATTTATTGATGAGATTCATAGATTCAATAAAGCACAGCAGGACGCATTTTTGCCATTTGTCGAGAAAGGAAGCATTATTTTAATCGGTGCTACAACAGAAAATCCTTCGTTCGAGATTAACGGAGCTTTATTGTCGCGCTGCAAAGTCTTTGTGTTGAAGGCTCTTACTCCCGAAGAAATTATTAAATTATTGCGTCGTGCATTAGAGACTCTCGGAAAAAATTATTTCGCCGATGATGATATTTTGCACTCAATAGCTATTTTCTCAAACGGTGATGCGCGCTCGGCCTTGTCCTTACTCGAAATGATGAGCATTAACGCAGAAGTAAATCAAGACGGAAAAATTATTTTGACACGTGAAATTCTCGAACAGTGTACATCAAGAAAATCGCTTTTATATGACAAAAACGGAGAAGAACACTACAATTTAATATCAGCCCTGCATAAATCTATGAGAAATTCAGACCCCGACGCTGCTGTTTATTGGCTCGCAAGAATGTTAGAGTCCGGCGAAGACCCTTTGTATATTGCCCGGCGATTAATACGTTTTGCAAGTGAAGATATTGGACTCGCTGACCCCGGCACACTTTCACTCGCTGTAGCATGTTACAATGCATGTCATTTTATCGGTATGCCGGAATGCAGCGTGAATTTGACTCAAGCAGTTATTCATATGTCAATAGCTCCGAAATCTAACGCACTCGACGTAGCATACAATCTCGCAAAGAAGGACGCTTTAACGACTCTTGCTGAACCTGTGCCGCTTCAAATTCGTAATGCTCCGACAAAATTAATGCGCGAACTTGATTACGGGAAAAATTATCAATATGCACACGACTATGACGCGAAATTAACAACTATGCAATGTCTGCCGGATTCATTAACCGACTGCGAATATTATAAGCCTCAAGACACTGAATCACGTTACAAGCAAAGACTCGAGGCCATCAAAAAATGGAAGTCAGAGCACAAATAATTTATTCGCCCTTTATCGGTTCAGGCCGCCCGAAATAAAATCCCTGCGCTAAATCACAGCCGGCTGACTTGAGAAATTCTAACTGCTCGCGAGTCTCGACTCCTTTCGACAGTGCCGGGATTCCTAATTTCTTGGCCATATTTATTACTGCTGCAATAATTATATTTCCCCGTTCATCATCAAGACTCTTTATCATGTCAATATCAATTTTGAGTCCGTCAAGATTAAAATCTTTCAGCACCCTCAATGACGAATAACCCGACCCAAATGCGTCCATCCAGACTTTAAAGCCGTGATTCCTGAGTCTGTCTGTCTCGTGCTTCATTGCGTCCATGTCTACAGCTATCAAACTTTCTGTAAGCTCAAATCTTAACATTTCACGCGGAATATTATTTTTTGCGATTGCGTCTTCTATCACACGCACTATATCTGTTAATTCAAAGTCTAGCCGCGATAAATTCAATGAAACCGGTATTAATTCCTCGCCGTTATCCTTCTCACGTTTAAGCTCCTCGCAGACTCTTTCAATCACGAACGAATCTAATTTATGAATCTGATATGACTCTTCAAGCACATATAAATAATTTGCCGGCGATAATCTTCCGTATTCCGGATCTTCCCAGCGCGTAAAGGCCTCGACTGATGCAACTTTCCCCGTGATAACATCAACAACCGGCTGAAAATATACTTTGATTCTATGAGACTGCAACGCTTCAGAGAACGAATCTAATATATGATCCTGCAAATGTAATTGTCTGTCCATATTGCCGTCATAAAATTTTACAAGAGTCCCGTATTCGCGCTTGATTGAATCACACGCCATTTTTGCACAGTCGCAAATTATACTGATGTCCATTTTGGGATTCTGAATCACGTAAATTCCTGCTTTAAGCTCGACAATGACTCCATGACGCATATTATTTATTCGCACACTTAAACGCTCTATTTTTTCGGGCAAATCGTCTTGAGGGGTAATAACTGCAAAATGATCGTCATCGAATCTTGCTGCAAGTCCGCGCGGAAATGTGTCCGACAAAATTCTTGCAATAGATTTCAGCATTCTATCACCGCCGGAGAGTCCGTAAGCCTCGTTATATGTGCGGAAATTTCTGACGTTGAAATAAATGCATTTCGGTTCGCCGCCCTGTTTGACTAATTTTTTTATCAAGTTCGGTGCCTCTTGCCTGAAATATTTCATGTTCGGGAGTCCCGTTAAAGTGTCGATTATGTTCGCTTTAGGTTCAGGGAGACTCGTTTGGCCAGAAAGTTTTAAAAGTTTGTCGCGTATGTCCATATCATGAAGGTATACATAAAATAAGCCGCCCATTTCAGAATCGTTTACAAGTTTCCCCCAGTCCTCGATTTTCTTGATGCTGCCGTTTTTCGTGATGATTCGATATGTTACATAGTCATAGCCGCCGCTCGCGTGAATTTGCGATTTAATTATCTCGTTGACTTCTTCTATGTCTTCAGGATAAACGACTGTGGCAAAGCTCCCGCCCGTGAATCTCATAAAATCCTGCGGTGAGTCGCATTCAAATATCCGCGCAATTTCCTCACTTGCAAAAATAATTTCCTCGTCAGGGTTATCCTTATAAACGAGCAAAGCACCGGGCATATTGTCAGAAATTTTTTCGAGCGTCATAAAATTTTCGTGATTGAACAAATTATTTTCTCTCCTTCATGTAACAAAACTATCTAATTTTCAGGCCTTCAGGAATATAACGCGCTAAAATTTTTCTAAGTGCGTCGGACTTCATCGGCTTGGGCATGTAGTCATTAAATCCGTTATTTATGTATTCTTCCCTGAAACCTGTTCCGGAATGAGCAGTCAAAGCTATATATTTCGCGAGTCGTGAAGGACCGTCAATGAGTCTAGCTTTATGCAGAGTTTCTATACCATCAAGACCGGGCATTCTGTGATCGAGAAAAATTATATCGTAGTGATTAGTCTCTAACAGCTTTAAGCATTCTTCACCGGACTCGACTGTCTCGACTTGTGCTTGATATTCCTTCAGCATTCCGCGAGCTACAACAAGATTAACGGGCGTATCATCAACAACTAAAATTTTTGCGTCAGGACACGTAAAAGGCTCGTCATCATCGGGCAAATTTCCGGCCATTGCTTCAGGAAGATTCGCTAACATTGTTTCATATTCTGCGATTGTGCCTCTAAAACCTTCCTGCGCTAACTGCTGTGTAAATTCAATTGTGAACGTGCTGCCCTCTCCGTATTTGCTTTCTGCGTAAACTTTTCCGCCCATTAACTCAATTAAATAACGCACAAGAGTCAGGCCAAGTCCCGCGCCCTGAATGCTTTGAGTCTCACCGAGATTCACGCGTTCAAATGACCTGAACAAATGCGGCAGATCTTCAGCTCTGATTCCGATTCCTGTATCCTTTATCGCAATTTTCATGTGAAGTCTTGAATGTTCGTCAAGCTCGCCGGTAATCTGCAATGTAATCGTGCCTTCGTTCGTATATTTTACGGCGTTGTCGATTAGATTCATGATTATCTGCCTTAAATGATCCTCATCACCGTATAAATGTTCAGGCAAATTTTTATCAATGTCGAGAACGAGGACTAAATTTTTCTCATGAAGCGACTCAAAATTGCTCTCTTCTATGTCCTTGAGTAACTGCCATAAATGATAATCAGTGTTGAATAATTCCATTTTGCCCGACTCAATTTTTGAAATGTCGAGGATATTATTTATTATCGTGAGTAAATGATTTCCCGCGCGCCTGATGTCAAGTGAAGCCTGCCTAATATCGGGGTCTCTGCTTTCCTTGAGAATCATTTCATTCATTCCTAAAATTGCGTTCATGGGCGTGCGAATCTCGTGTGAAGTGTTCGCGAGAAAATCACTTTTTGCGCGGTTGGCTGCGTTCTTGAGTCGTGTAGAGTTTTCCGCGTTGATTCTTGACTCCTCCAAATCCTTCTCTACAGTGTTCATGCGCCTATAAGTCGGAGCTTCATAATAGAAGAATATGATAAATAATAAAATTGTCGCCGTTACATAGACAAACAAAAACTCTCTGATTATTATATATTGAATCACAAACGACGCTATTAATATGCAGCCTAAAATATTCATGACTATATACTGCGATTTCGCCGTGTAAAATTCTTTGTGAGTCAATTGCAGGTAAACAGCAGCAGCAACAAAATATACAACATAAACGCTCCGCCATAAAGTATTATAGGGGCCTCTCTGCAAACCTCCTGCCGTGTCAATCAGGAAAAAGAATCCAGCTGTAGCAGGAAATAAATTAAACACTAACACAGCAAAACTCGACGCAAGCAAAATAGCATTCAACATGTCAAAATTTTCGTCTTGAACGTGTACATATTCCTCAACGTAACGCATTAAATAATAAGCATTGAGATTCACTACAGCATAATAAAGAGTCCTCACCGCCAAATTTAAGCCGTGCCGATGTCCCCAGCCGTCAATTAAAAGTGTCGAGATAACCTCAAGCAATGCCGCTAAAAACGTTGACAATGATAAATATCTGAATCTTTTATTTATTTCCGCATTAGTCGCATATCTTATAAACAAAAACGCCGTGAGTACTCCTAAAAACGGGAGCATCGTAGCTTCAAGACCGACATTAATTCCGTAAGTCAACATCAGTTAGTACCCCCCCCCCCTGCGTAATTTTACTGGGAGGAATATATTTCGCTAACATCTCCTCAAGCTCTGCACCGTTTACAGGTTTGCTCAAGAAATCATCAAAGCCTGCGGACAATAATTCAGCCCTCACGCCTACAAGAGCATTTGCAGTACAGACTATAACTTTTGCGCTTGCTCCGGGTGCATTTGTCATCTGCTTTAATTTCGCGAGAGTCTCTTTGCCGTCCATGTGAGGCATCATGTAGTCCATCAAGATAACGTCATAAGGATTCTTTGCGATTTTATTTAAGCACTCTTCACCCGATTCGGCCTCGTCAATTTTTATCTGCGTTTCCTTCATTAATGAGCGCAAAACGATTCTATTCATGTCATTGTCATCAACTATTAAGACTCTTGCGTCGGGAGCTTTCAAAACTTTGCGGGACTCTTTCTTCTGCTTTGAGTCTTCTGATTCGTATTGCTTGATTGTCTTGCTGCCGACTACTTTTTGAGGGATTACAACGTGAAATGTCGAACCGATTCCATATGTTGAAGTAACTTCTACTGTGCCGCCCATTAACTCAATTAAGCGTCCTGTTATGGCGAGTCCGAGTCCTGTTCCCTCGATGTTATGCGTTTCTTTCGAGGTTATGCGGCTGAACGATTGAAATAATTTCGGTATGTCTTCCGCGTGAATGCCGATTCCTGTATCAGTTACTGTTATGTGCAAAACAATTAATGACGGGTCATCAGCTTTTGCTCCCGAAAGAGTAAATTTAACGCTGCCCTTTTTCGTGTACTTGACGGCGTTGTTAAGAATATTTACCATTATTTGATGAACTCTGATTCTATCGCCAAAAAGTTCTTCAGGCAAAGACTCATCAATCTGCGAAATATATTTTAAGCCCTTCTGCTCGGCTCTGATTCGAATCATGTTATCAACGTCGCGCAAGACTCGTGCTAAATCGTAATTTCTTGACGATAATTCAAGCTGGCCGGACTCAATTTTCGAGAAGTCAAGAATATCATTTATTATGTGCAATAAAGTATTTCCCGCGCTTTGAATATCACGTGCATATTCATAAATGGGGCCTGACTCATATTTTCGCAAAATTACTTCGTCCATTCCTAAAATTGTAGTAAGAGGCGTGCGAATCTCATGAGACATATTTGCAAGAAATTCACCTTTTGCTGCGTCGGCGGCGATTGCTGCTGCGTTTGCTTCGTCGGCGATTTCC
The window above is part of the Synergistaceae bacterium genome. Proteins encoded here:
- a CDS encoding CapA family protein, with the protein product MRNKFFAFTLLLLIIASGSEASTRARFLFIGDIMAHKQQLDAARYKGKDKSLLGTYDFSPQFRRVRPLLADSFLVGNLETVFAGKTKKLNYSGYPMFNTPDSLADTLKNYLEADLLTLANNHIFDRGAAGARRTTEILDSADLKWTGLGLDNIPSNDAVILDNNGIKAAFINYSYGSNLWPKSNDVHLNTLSEANIKAGLQRAKSLSPDVIIACYHWGYEYHFTPSIYQKNDANTTLNNGATLVIGTHPHVLQPVEVRISEKYPVKAVAWSLGNFVSFQRTLPRERTYILSAEFEKNDNGVTRLVKLSAAPLYVIAPGQNKTEVTYAGTHEDTINKLDFTGLSKSQLANLRKIGRAVLDFLGASEEIDEYGFYTLWKEESFDVLPVSRRKSPK
- a CDS encoding response regulator yields the protein MLTYGINVGLEATMLPFLGVLTAFLFIRYATNAEINKRFRYLSLSTFLAALLEVISTLLIDGWGHRHGLNLAVRTLYYAVVNLNAYYLMRYVEEYVHVQDENFDMLNAILLASSFAVLVFNLFPATAGFFFLIDTAGGLQRGPYNTLWRSVYVVYFVAAAVYLQLTHKEFYTAKSQYIVMNILGCILIASFVIQYIIIREFLFVYVTATILLFIIFFYYEAPTYRRMNTVEKDLEESRINAENSTRLKNAANRAKSDFLANTSHEIRTPMNAILGMNEMILKESRDPDIRQASLDIRRAGNHLLTIINNILDISKIESGKMELFNTDYHLWQLLKDIEESNFESLHEKNLVLVLDIDKNLPEHLYGDEDHLRQIIMNLIDNAVKYTNEGTITLQITGELDEHSRLHMKIAIKDTGIGIRAEDLPHLFRSFERVNLGETQSIQGAGLGLTLVRYLIELMGGKVYAESKYGEGSTFTIEFTQQLAQEGFRGTIAEYETMLANLPEAMAGNLPDDDEPFTCPDAKILVVDDTPVNLVVARGMLKEYQAQVETVESGEECLKLLETNHYDIIFLDHRMPGLDGIETLHKARLIDGPSRLAKYIALTAHSGTGFREEYINNGFNDYMPKPMKSDALRKILARYIPEGLKIR
- a CDS encoding GGDEF and EAL domain-containing protein, whose translation is MFNHENFMTLEKISDNMPGALLVYKDNPDEEIIFASEEIARIFECDSPQDFMRFTGGSFATVVYPEDIEEVNEIIKSQIHASGGYDYVTYRIITKNGSIKKIEDWGKLVNDSEMGGLFYVYLHDMDIRDKLLKLSGQTSLPEPKANIIDTLTGLPNMKYFRQEAPNLIKKLVKQGGEPKCIYFNVRNFRTYNEAYGLSGGDRMLKSIARILSDTFPRGLAARFDDDHFAVITPQDDLPEKIERLSVRINNMRHGVIVELKAGIYVIQNPKMDISIICDCAKMACDSIKREYGTLVKFYDGNMDRQLHLQDHILDSFSEALQSHRIKVYFQPVVDVITGKVASVEAFTRWEDPEYGRLSPANYLYVLEESYQIHKLDSFVIERVCEELKREKDNGEELIPVSLNLSRLDFELTDIVRVIEDAIAKNNIPREMLRFELTESLIAVDMDAMKHETDRLRNHGFKVWMDAFGSGYSSLRVLKDFNLDGLKIDIDMIKSLDDERGNIIIAAVINMAKKLGIPALSKGVETREQLEFLKSAGCDLAQGFYFGRPEPIKGE
- a CDS encoding SEL1-like repeat protein, with the protein product MYKKFSALLIITLLAAVPAWGEISRDIIIKAESGDTVSQNILGDIYCKGTGVKQDYFEAVKWYKLAASQNYAPAQNNLGDMYYYGRGVKQDDFEAVEWYKLAALQNHSQAQYNLGNMYYSGYGVRQDYKEALKWYKLAAEQNHAQAQNIIGNMYYNGRGVRQDFFEAVKWYKLAAEQNYAIAQNNLGNAYYFGRGVLKNYSEAFKLYKAAAEQNHAAAQSNLGHMYYNGYGVKQDYFMAVRWYKAAAEQNNLSAQNSLGNMYYDGHGVKQDYIEAFKWYKLAADKGHASAEKNLGFMYRYGYGVKQDYDEAVKWWKSAARHGNEIAKNQLKELGLKW
- a CDS encoding MiaB/RimO family radical SAM methylthiotransferase codes for the protein MQSGQSMGLIYIHVFGCRSSLCEGEFIAGALKSMGYDITEDLSENINAAVIVSCSVTGEADKKCRQLVRRVRKTLAPDKILAVCGCWSQSLGKSEALSLGINLLAGSKSKNILPDIIASKIALKDSSFQDLRTQNIFEPSQWEELAINSPVMHSRAFMKIQDGCDHFCTYCIIPFLRGRPVSRPIDSILDEIRRLIDNGTKEIIFTGIHLGIYGRDINFSLAQLINEAAKIPGLERIRLGSLEPFSLDNNLLDSLADCESFCHHLHLPLQSGDDEILSLMRRGYTSGDFIKICGNARKKLGENLHISSDILIGFPGESEQAFNHTLNIMRESRLGRVHVFPYSIRKGTQAAIMQNQISHETKIFRVSQAIKLGRELYNNYVKNFIGQDVKILIERENFGHTENYIEAVCEGENLNRGEIITAKAVSESDGILKAVI
- a CDS encoding replication-associated recombination protein A; this encodes MRPDSLENFAGQEHLIASGKILRRIIDSDNIPSMIFWGPPGVGKTTLASIIAHKTKAIFINFSAVTSGIREIREIMKQADYNKKFGQRTILFIDEIHRFNKAQQDAFLPFVEKGSIILIGATTENPSFEINGALLSRCKVFVLKALTPEEIIKLLRRALETLGKNYFADDDILHSIAIFSNGDARSALSLLEMMSINAEVNQDGKIILTREILEQCTSRKSLLYDKNGEEHYNLISALHKSMRNSDPDAAVYWLARMLESGEDPLYIARRLIRFASEDIGLADPGTLSLAVACYNACHFIGMPECSVNLTQAVIHMSIAPKSNALDVAYNLAKKDALTTLAEPVPLQIRNAPTKLMRELDYGKNYQYAHDYDAKLTTMQCLPDSLTDCEYYKPQDTESRYKQRLEAIKKWKSEHK
- a CDS encoding 50S ribosomal protein L11 methyltransferase, encoding MDELESYKKSQDEKNIYWWTIEFSVPVSHKNSDINEEKLSTIAALTDSIGSFFFYEHDYTGGRRLFMRADYDGSRGIDDVLYNAENVLKDSEFEDVDLSRCYKTSNQPWERQHFDAFPPLNVGKSLVVMAPWHAKEEIKPGRTPIYIFPASAFGTGYHESTRIALTLLEEVVKSGDVILDVGTGTGILFIAALKLGADKAIARDIDPDTIDEAKRNMNLNGINPKVCELSVADLLKNFRGQVNLLTANILLNPNLAMLPDVKRVLKPKGFAIFSGMTNVESYTFISVLNSSGMQIEKELRFGDWWGCRAVKAWG